A single genomic interval of Micromonospora sp. WMMD1120 harbors:
- a CDS encoding HK97 gp10 family phage protein: GETRETADDMREGAPRDTGALAESVQEEIDAGGLTGRAVATARHATFVEHGTEDTPEQPFAQPAAERARRRFPRRVKKETGVSLRKLAR; this comes from the coding sequence GGGGAGACGCGGGAGACGGCCGACGACATGCGTGAGGGCGCGCCCCGGGACACCGGCGCCCTGGCCGAGTCGGTGCAGGAGGAGATCGACGCCGGCGGGCTGACCGGCCGGGCGGTGGCCACGGCACGGCATGCGACGTTCGTCGAGCACGGCACCGAGGACACCCCGGAACAGCCGTTCGCGCAGCCGGCCGCCGAGCGGGCCCGGCGGCGGTTCCCGCGCAGGGTGAAGAAGGAGACGGGCGTGTCGCTGCGGAAGCTGGCCCGCTGA
- a CDS encoding phage tail tube protein produces the protein MSGLDAFGTQFKRGDGATPTEAFTAIANVTSISGPARTRETIDVTAHDSPDGWMQFVGSLKDGGEVSLEINYDPTEATHDLDDDFDDDQPRNYQIVILPDTADEHTWDLAGILTELGDEFPYDDKMGRSLTVKISGKPTLTPTGS, from the coding sequence GTGTCTGGACTTGACGCGTTCGGCACCCAGTTCAAGCGCGGGGACGGTGCCACGCCGACCGAGGCGTTCACCGCCATCGCCAACGTGACCAGCATTTCCGGGCCGGCGCGGACGCGGGAGACGATCGACGTCACCGCCCACGACAGCCCGGACGGGTGGATGCAGTTCGTCGGCAGCCTCAAGGACGGCGGCGAGGTCAGCCTTGAGATCAACTACGACCCGACCGAGGCGACGCACGACCTGGACGACGACTTCGACGACGACCAGCCGCGGAACTACCAGATCGTGATCCTGCCGGACACGGCAGACGAACACACGTGGGACCTCGCCGGCATCCTCACCGAGCTGGGCGACGAGTTCCCGTACGACGACAAGATGGGCCGCAGTCTGACCGTCAAGATCAGCGGCAAGCCGACCCTCACCCCGACCGGGAGCTGA
- a CDS encoding DUF4082 domain-containing protein has protein sequence MAVGWSGADPQEAADPEDYELGSRQQANEPITLTHVRVWAGENEIDYPGRVGKIWTTSGVLLASAVMPTSLPVGWSTHELSSPVERLAGEQYVVSYPTGGNYGVLVDALDDAVVSADGAVTTLSSAAVPNGVYNENPGSFPSLSVGNWYGVDVAYDLGVASGTAPTITAVDVASDGLQVEVTITATDPDGLDDATYRVDWGDGTTTSGSTPILTHAYATFGVKAILARVTDAGGLSGYAAAAVDVQAAPGDGSQSPIHPVQAAIHARLTGDNTLMGMVTGVWDQVPEPAVKPYVRIGDHLSIPDNDHGGFGRNITVTVHVWTEARGNADGQAIARRIGVLLDHRPRELTVTGHRVVSIRNEFDQAVPTTDPQVRHHVIRFRIITSQVEE, from the coding sequence ATGGCGGTCGGCTGGTCCGGCGCCGACCCGCAGGAGGCCGCCGACCCGGAAGACTACGAGCTCGGCAGCAGGCAGCAGGCGAACGAGCCGATCACCCTGACGCACGTGCGGGTGTGGGCCGGCGAGAACGAGATCGACTACCCCGGCCGGGTCGGCAAGATCTGGACCACGAGCGGGGTGCTCCTCGCCTCGGCGGTGATGCCGACCAGTCTCCCGGTGGGCTGGTCGACGCACGAACTGTCGTCACCGGTGGAGCGCCTCGCCGGCGAACAGTACGTGGTGTCCTACCCGACAGGTGGGAATTACGGGGTACTCGTCGACGCCCTGGACGACGCCGTGGTGTCGGCCGACGGTGCCGTGACGACGCTGTCCAGCGCTGCGGTGCCGAACGGTGTCTACAACGAAAACCCGGGATCGTTCCCGTCGCTGTCGGTCGGGAACTGGTACGGCGTCGACGTCGCGTACGACCTGGGTGTGGCGTCGGGGACGGCGCCGACGATCACCGCGGTGGACGTGGCGTCGGACGGTCTGCAGGTCGAGGTGACGATCACCGCGACCGACCCGGACGGCCTGGACGACGCCACCTACCGGGTCGACTGGGGCGACGGCACCACCACGTCCGGGTCGACCCCGATCCTCACGCACGCCTACGCCACGTTTGGCGTGAAGGCGATCCTGGCCCGGGTCACCGACGCCGGTGGGCTGTCCGGGTACGCGGCGGCCGCCGTCGACGTGCAGGCCGCACCCGGGGACGGGTCGCAGTCGCCGATCCACCCGGTGCAGGCCGCGATCCACGCCCGGCTGACCGGCGACAACACGCTGATGGGCATGGTCACCGGCGTGTGGGACCAGGTCCCCGAGCCGGCGGTGAAGCCGTACGTGCGGATCGGTGACCACCTGTCCATCCCGGACAACGACCATGGCGGGTTCGGCCGGAACATCACCGTCACCGTGCACGTGTGGACCGAGGCGCGGGGTAACGCCGATGGGCAGGCGATCGCCCGGCGGATCGGGGTGCTGCTGGATCACCGGCCGCGTGAGCTGACGGTGACCGGGCACCGGGTGGTGTCGATCCGCAACGAGTTCGACCAGGCGGTGCCGACCACGGACCCGCAGGTGCGTCATCACGTGATCCGGTTCCGGATCATCACATCGCAGGTAGAGGAGTAG